In Sulfolobales archaeon, the following are encoded in one genomic region:
- the gatD gene encoding Glu-tRNA(Gln) amidotransferase subunit GatD, giving the protein MEAFNKAMERLGVRVGDLIRFKKDGMILEGYVMPPYAFTDPEIIVLKLRNGYNVGFLADEIKDLEIIGRIDQSRESLSIEKIKQREDLPRIKVIGTGGTIASFIEYSTGAVRPSASVEELIESIPEVAEIAYIDSETLFNILSENMKPEYWEEIARKIYESMREGFKGVVVTHGTDTMSFTASAIAFAIQNMSVPVVFVGSQRSSDRPSSDAALNFIGALIVASRSPIAESVIAMHSSSSDDLIGVYRGVKTRKMHTSRRDAFKSINEPPIALVNPYTKEIRITGRILRERGDREPILMNGFEKKVSLLYSYPGIDPEIIDFLVSRGYRGIVIAGTGFGHVPEYLIPSIRRASQNGVAIAVTSQTLFGRVNLKVYQTGREMIMAGVIPCEDMLPEVAYVKLSWILRRTDNMEDVRRIMTANIAGEINSRHTEDLFIR; this is encoded by the coding sequence TTGGAGGCTTTTAACAAGGCTATGGAGAGATTAGGCGTTAGAGTGGGAGATCTGATTAGATTTAAGAAAGATGGAATGATTTTAGAAGGTTATGTGATGCCTCCCTACGCATTTACAGATCCTGAGATCATTGTTTTAAAACTTAGGAACGGCTATAACGTGGGTTTTCTAGCTGATGAGATAAAAGATCTAGAGATTATAGGAAGAATAGATCAATCGAGAGAATCATTATCTATTGAAAAGATCAAGCAGAGAGAGGATCTTCCAAGAATTAAAGTTATAGGAACTGGAGGAACTATCGCATCATTTATCGAATACTCTACAGGAGCTGTGAGACCTTCAGCATCCGTAGAAGAACTCATAGAGAGCATACCTGAGGTGGCTGAGATAGCTTATATAGATAGCGAGACTCTCTTCAATATTCTCTCGGAGAATATGAAACCCGAGTACTGGGAGGAGATTGCTAGAAAGATTTATGAATCCATGAGAGAAGGCTTCAAAGGAGTTGTGGTCACGCATGGAACTGATACTATGAGTTTTACAGCATCAGCAATAGCATTCGCTATCCAGAACATGTCTGTTCCAGTTGTATTTGTAGGCTCTCAGAGAAGTAGTGATAGACCTAGCAGTGATGCAGCTCTTAACTTCATAGGTGCTCTAATTGTTGCATCAAGATCTCCTATAGCTGAATCTGTTATCGCTATGCATTCATCTTCATCAGATGATCTGATAGGAGTCTACAGAGGTGTTAAAACAAGGAAGATGCATACATCTAGAAGAGATGCTTTTAAGAGTATAAACGAGCCTCCTATAGCTCTGGTCAATCCCTACACGAAAGAAATCAGGATCACAGGAAGGATCTTGAGAGAGAGAGGTGATAGAGAACCTATTCTCATGAATGGTTTTGAGAAGAAAGTCTCTCTACTCTACAGCTACCCAGGTATAGACCCTGAGATAATAGATTTCCTAGTATCAAGAGGATATAGAGGTATTGTGATAGCTGGAACAGGTTTTGGACATGTTCCAGAATACTTGATTCCATCAATTAGAAGAGCTTCTCAGAATGGCGTAGCTATAGCTGTGACTTCTCAGACTTTATTCGGCAGAGTTAATCTCAAGGTTTACCAGACAGGGAGAGAGATGATCATGGCTGGTGTGATACCTTGCGAGGATATGCTACCTGAGGTGGCTTATGTGAAGCTCTCATGGATTCTAAGAAGAACAGATAATATGGAGGATGTAAGAAGGATAATGACTGCTAATATTGCTGGAGAGATTAACAGTAGGCATACTGAAGATCTTTTTATCAGGTGA
- the gatE gene encoding Glu-tRNA(Gln) amidotransferase subunit GatE, which yields MSYKLDYNEIGLRVGLEIHQQLDTDTKLFCSCPTKLLDDPYKNSVVIERRLRIGRSELGEVDPAALFEYRRGRVFRYVAPRESSCLVELDEEPPHDVNRDALVIALAISMALNSSPVDEIYFMRKIVVDGSNTSGFQRTAIISLGGFIDTSRGRVRIQTIALEEDSARKIGEEEGVIIYSLDRLGIPLIEISTAPDITSPEMAEETAYKIGLLMRLTGRVKRGLGTIRQDLNVSIRGGAKVEIKGVQRLELISRVVELEAYRQYRLLQLREELLRRFSNPPNISIKDLIDLTDLLRDNREKLARFLRETLERGGVAYALPLKNFRGLIGFEIGPNRRFGSELADHARAWGGVGGIIHSDELPRYGIEGDLLEKIYRSLSIDPEKDAFIIIVDSRDKVLKAFDAVIKRIYQAFYGVPEETRASNEDGTTRYMRPQPGAARMYPETDIIPVRITPDLIREASKLVPEPLEVKLERFIREHGLSKDLAESLIRSRYLALYEEFVREFSPRIPPQIIASTLVSTLKALASEGLDLSRLGEDDLREIFKALSEGRFSKELIPEILRVKITEGGEINDILSKLGVSVIDVRELEKLIDEIILKNKDDLMRRRDKAFNIVMGRVMSVVRGRIDGKIVSEIVRRRLEVFLERDNPRSAYRDPQHS from the coding sequence ATGAGTTACAAGCTTGACTACAATGAGATCGGTCTTAGAGTTGGTCTGGAGATACATCAGCAGCTTGATACAGATACCAAGCTCTTCTGTTCATGCCCAACAAAACTTCTAGATGATCCTTACAAGAATAGCGTGGTTATAGAGAGAAGACTTAGAATTGGGAGGAGCGAGCTTGGAGAAGTAGATCCTGCAGCTTTATTCGAGTATAGAAGAGGAAGAGTATTCAGATACGTAGCTCCTAGGGAGAGTTCTTGTCTAGTTGAGCTTGATGAAGAACCTCCTCATGATGTTAATAGAGATGCTTTGGTCATCGCTCTAGCTATTTCAATGGCTTTGAATAGTTCTCCTGTTGATGAGATATACTTCATGAGGAAGATAGTTGTAGACGGCTCTAATACATCAGGTTTCCAAAGAACTGCTATAATATCTTTGGGAGGATTCATAGATACATCTAGAGGAAGAGTGAGGATTCAAACGATAGCTCTTGAAGAGGATTCAGCTAGGAAAATAGGTGAGGAAGAAGGTGTTATAATATACTCTCTAGACAGACTTGGGATCCCTCTTATAGAGATCTCAACAGCCCCAGATATAACAAGTCCTGAGATGGCTGAAGAAACCGCATACAAGATCGGGCTTTTGATGAGGCTTACCGGAAGAGTTAAGAGAGGTCTGGGGACTATAAGACAGGATCTTAATGTATCGATAAGAGGTGGGGCGAAGGTGGAGATTAAAGGTGTTCAAAGACTTGAACTTATATCTAGAGTAGTAGAGCTCGAAGCTTATAGACAGTACAGACTTTTACAGCTTAGAGAAGAGCTCCTCAGAAGATTTTCTAATCCTCCTAATATTTCGATTAAAGATCTTATAGATCTAACAGATCTCTTGAGAGATAACAGAGAGAAACTAGCTAGATTCCTTAGAGAAACTCTAGAGAGAGGAGGAGTTGCGTATGCTCTGCCTCTCAAAAACTTCAGAGGATTAATAGGATTCGAGATAGGTCCTAACAGAAGATTTGGGAGCGAGCTAGCAGATCATGCTAGAGCTTGGGGTGGTGTTGGAGGTATTATACATAGTGATGAGCTTCCTAGATACGGTATTGAAGGAGATCTTCTTGAGAAGATCTATAGATCTCTAAGTATAGATCCTGAGAAAGATGCTTTCATAATAATAGTTGATTCAAGAGATAAGGTTTTGAAAGCCTTCGATGCCGTAATTAAAAGAATCTATCAGGCTTTCTACGGTGTGCCTGAAGAGACTAGAGCTTCTAATGAGGATGGTACCACAAGGTATATGAGGCCACAGCCGGGTGCTGCTAGGATGTATCCTGAGACGGATATAATTCCTGTTAGAATAACACCAGATCTTATCAGAGAAGCTTCAAAACTTGTTCCAGAACCTCTCGAAGTCAAATTAGAGAGGTTTATCAGAGAACATGGGTTAAGCAAGGATCTCGCTGAGTCTCTGATAAGATCCAGGTATTTAGCTCTATATGAAGAGTTTGTAAGAGAGTTCAGTCCGAGGATCCCGCCTCAGATTATAGCGTCAACTCTAGTATCAACTCTTAAAGCTCTCGCCTCTGAAGGTCTGGATCTGAGCAGACTTGGTGAGGATGATCTTAGAGAGATTTTCAAAGCACTTTCGGAGGGTAGGTTCTCTAAAGAACTTATACCTGAGATTCTCAGAGTGAAGATAACTGAGGGAGGAGAGATCAACGATATATTGAGTAAGCTAGGTGTGTCTGTCATAGATGTTAGAGAGCTTGAGAAACTTATTGATGAGATCATATTGAAGAATAAAGATGATCTCATGAGGAGGAGAGATAAAGCTTTCAACATCGTGATGGGGAGAGTTATGAGTGTGGTAAGAGGAAGAATAGATGGTAAGATCGTTTCAGAGATTGTTAGAAGAAGATTGGAAGTCTTCCTAGAAAGGGATAACCCTAGATCTGCTTATAGAGATCCTCAACACTCGTAG